The Thunnus albacares chromosome 11, fThuAlb1.1, whole genome shotgun sequence genome contains a region encoding:
- the tmsb4x gene encoding thymosin beta-4, with product MADKPDITEVTTFDKTKLKKTETQEKNTLPTKETIEQEKSTS from the exons ATGGCTGACAAACCAGACATCACAGAAGTCACAACCTTCGACAAGACCAAGCTGAAGAAGACGGAGACTCAAGAGAAAAACACGTTGCCAACCAAAGAAA CCATTGAACAGGAGAAGTCGACATCATGA